One window of Quercus robur chromosome 5, dhQueRobu3.1, whole genome shotgun sequence genomic DNA carries:
- the LOC126728522 gene encoding probable LRR receptor-like serine/threonine-protein kinase At3g47570 produces the protein MSPFTLMMLTKRRSILLLLAFLLVQPCILHLSHSSNNFTDQSALIAFKSEISSHPNDTIFSASNWSTTANFCEWFGVSCSRRRQRVTALNLSYVDLHGTISPHIGNLSFLVSLDLHNNSFSGFLPHEIGNLHRLRELRLSNNLLEGSIPPTLLNCQKLEVLFLNGNNLNGSIPKDLGMLPRVREIDLSQNKLMGTIPSSLGNMSSLEFLELYYNSLTGAFPLVIFNLSSLKKIAITGNNLSGTLPVDLCSHCPNLQGLYISSNKFSGKLPSQFNNCRELFELSLSYNMFDGSISKGFGSLKRLEILYLGGNNLIGNIPPIISNLSMLQGFGAEENNIKGSMPSDLWRLHNLNELNIYDNDLTGTIPQNIFNITSLQILDLSFNSLSGNLSFDTRIPCPNLGNLYLGNNYISGRIPSYLSNCSNLVEVDLTGNLLSGPIPRSLGNLKYLEILALGVNQLTEESGHQEHSFLTSLTSCTSLEELDISFNPLNITIPETIGNFSASLKLIDASQSQIKGQIPMGIGSLKNLTWLDLSYNNLSGKLPSTLGGLEELQRLHLSDNNIGGNIPEELCQLNKLGELLLSNNKISGSIPNCIGNLNLLQRLNLSYNKLTSSIPLNVWNLENMLFLDLSSNSLYESLSPNMKTLRAIEYLNLSHNQITGKVPSIIGAFESLGNLDLSKNSFQGDIPDSFGQLKGMDLLDLSNNNLSGAIPKSLEALRFLKYLNLSFNKLSGEIPSGGPFANFKEKSFLGNEALCGNSIFGVPACTSPNSKGARMKQLLLKYIIPSIASIIIFAMLVIMLRRHPQYNMLPSSLFTLPTVDWRMISYQELCRGTNNFCESNLLGIGGFGTVYKGILSDGTTVAVKVLNLPLEDAFKSFDAECKVLRALRHRNLVKVISVCSSPQFKALVLQYMSNYSLEKWIYSHNYCLNLVQRVGIMVDIASALDYLHNGQLESVVHCDLKPSNILLDEDMVAHVGDFGIAKILAENKDATQTRTIGTIGYIAPEYGSEGRVSTKCDIYSYGIILLEMITRKKPTDEMFVGDLGMRQWIASLPDRMEVVDDGLLSIEAGRDVTVMQTILSSILELGLRCSEELPDERPEIKDVVAKVNKIKLALLGNRNRGV, from the exons ATGTCTCCCTTCACACTCATGATGCTAACTAAAAGGCGATCCATTCTCCTGCTCTTGGCTTTTCTGTTAGTGCAGCCATGCATACTTCACTTGTCCCACTCTTCCAACAACTTTACAGATCAATCAGCTCTCATTGCCTTCAAATCTGAAATCAGTTCTCATCCAAATGATACTATCTTCTCTGCCAGTAACTGGTCCACAACAGCAAACTTCTGTGAGTGGTTTGGGGTCTCTTGCAGCCGACGCAGACAGAGAGTCACAGCCTTGAACCTTTCCTATGTGGATCTACACGGCACCATCTCCCCTCATATTGGCAACCTCTCCTTCCTGGTCTCACTTGATCTTCATAACAACAGCTTCTCTGGTTTTCTGCCACATGAGATTGGTAATCTACACCGCTTGAGGGAACTTCGGTTGTCAAACAACCTATTGGAAGGTAGTATTCCTCCGACTCTACTTAATTGCCAGAAGCTtgaagttttatttcttaatggTAACAACTTAAATGGTAGCATACCTAAAGATTTAGGCATGTTACCAAGGGTTCGCGAAATAGACCTTAGTCAAAACAAACTTATGGGTACAATTCCATCGTCCCTCGGCAATATGTCGTCATTAGAGTTCTTGGAATTGTATTACAATAGCCTCACCGGTGCATTTCCTCTTGTCATCTTTAACTTGTCTTCTCTAAAGAAGATTGCTATTACAGGAAATAACCTCTCAGGAACCCTCCCAGTGGATCTTTGTAGCCATTGTCCTAATCTTCAAGGACTGTATATTTCCTCCAACAAATTCAGCGGTAAGCTCCCCTCACAGTTTAATAACTGCAGAGAGCTTTTTGAATTATCTCTATCATACAATATGTTTGATGGAAGTATTTCAAAAGGATTTGGGAGTTTAAAAAGGCTTGAAATCCTCTATCTTGGAGGTAACAACTTAATTGGAAACATTCCTCCTATCATAAGCAATTTATCGATGTTACAAGGGTTTGGTGCTGAAGAAAACAACATTAAAGGAAGCATGCCAAGTGATTTATGGCGTCTCCACAATCTGAATGAATTGAATATTTATGATAATGATCTCACTGGGACAATACcccaaaatattttcaacattaCCTCTCTACAAATACTCGACTTGTCATTTAATTCCTTGTCTGGAAATCTTTCATTCGATACTAGGATCCCTTGCCCTAATCTTGGAAACTTGTATCTTGGTAACAACTACATCAGCGGTCGTATCCCTTCGTATCTTTCAAATTGTTCCAACCTCGTCGAAGTAGATTTAACTGGAAATTTACTCTCTGGGCCTATTCCTAGAAGTCTTGGAAACTTAAAATATCTCGAAATCTTGGCTCTAGGTGTTAATCAACTAACAGAGGAGTCTGGGCATCAAGAGCATAGTTTTCTTACATCTTTAACCAGTTGCACATCTTTAGAGGAGCTAGATATTTCCTTCAATCCCTTGAATATTACAATTCCGGAAACCATTGGAAATTTTTCAGCTTCACTTAAGCTCATTGATGCAAGTCAAAGCCAAATAAAGGGTCAAATTCCAATGGGAATCGGTTCCTTGAAAAATTTGACCTGGCTTGATTTGAGCTATAACAATTTGTCTGGAAAGTTACCGTCAACATTAGGGGGATTAGAGGAATTGCAAAGATTGCATCTTAGTGACAATAATATTGGAGGAAACATTCCAGAAGAGCTTTGTCAGCTAAACAAGCTGGGAGAACTACTTCtctcaaataacaaaatttctGGATCCATCCCGAATTGCATTGGAAACCTTAATCTTTTGCAGAGATTAAACTTGAGTTATAACAAACTGACATCATCAATCCCATTGAATGTGTGGAATCTTGAAAATATGTTGTTCTTGGATTTATCATCAAATTCCCTCTACGAATCTTTGTCTCCAAACATGAAAACACTCAGAGCTATTGAGTACTTGAATTTATCTCATAACCAAATTACTGGAAAAGTTCCAAGTATCATTGGTGCTTTTGAAAGTCTAGGTAATCTTGATTTGTCAAAGAATTCATTTCAAGGAGACATTCCAGATTCTTTTGGGCAATTGAAAGGAATGGATCTGCTGGACCTCTCTAACAATAATCTCTCAGGTGCAATTCCTAAGTCTCTGGAGGCACTTCGGTTTCTCAAGTATTTGAATTTGTCATTCAATAAGTTATCAGGAGAGATACCATCTGGTGGACCTTTTGCAAACTTCaaggaaaaatcatttttaggTAATGAAGCACTTTGTGGGAATTCAATTTTTGGAGTTCCAGCTTGCACGAGTCCCAATTCTAAAGGAGCAAGGATGAAACAACTTTTGCTCAAATATATTATTCCTAGCATTGCATCAATTATAATCTTTGCAATGCTTGTCATTATGCTAAGAAGACATCCACAATATAACATGCTTCCAAGCTCACTTTTCACATTACCTACAGTGGATTGGAGAATGATATCATATCAAGAACTTTGTCGTGGGACAAACAACTTTTGTGAAAGCAACTTGCTTGGAATTGGAGGGTTTGGTACTGTGTACAAAGGGATACTGTCTGATGGGACTACTGTTGCTGTAAAAGTTCTAAACCTGCCTTTGGAGGAtgcttttaaaagttttgatgCTGAATGCAAGGTGTTAAGGGCATTACGACATAGGAATCTGGTTAAAGTCATTAGTGTATGCTCCAGTCCCCAGTTTAAAGCTTTGGTGTTGCAGTACATGTCAAATTATAGCCTTGAAAAGTGGATATACTCTCACAACTACTGCTTGAATCTTGTTCAAAGAGTAGGCATTATGGTTGATATTGCATCGGCATTAGATTATCTCCATAATGGTCAATTAGAATCTGTGGTGCATTGTGATTTGAAGCCTAGCAATATTCTTTTGGATGAGGACATGGTTGCACATGTTGGAGACTTTGGCATTGCAAAGATTTTAGCTGAAAACAAGGATGCAACCCAAACCAGAACCATTGGTACAATTGGCTACATCGCACCAG AGTATGGTTCTGAAGGGAGAGTATCCACCAAATGTGACATTTATAGCTATGGGATAATATTGTTGGAGATGATCACAAGAAAAAAACCTACCGATGAAATGTTTGTTGGAGATCTAGG